The sequence AGAAGTTTCTAAGGGCTATGAGTGCGGGATCATGCTAGACAATTATAACGAGATTAAAGTGGGCGATGTGTTTGAAACCTATAAAGAAATTCATAAAAAAAGAACCCTCTAATGAACGCTCATAAAGAACGCTTAGAATCCAATCTTTTAGAATTATTGCAAGAGGCTTTAGCGAGCTTGAACGACAGCGAGTTGAATTCTTTAAGCGTTACTAAAGTGGAATGCTCTAAAGGGAAGCACCACGCTTTGGTGTTTGTGCTTTCATCAGATCATAAAATCCTTTCTAAATTAAAAAAAGCTGAGGGCTTGATCAGGCAGTTTGTTTTGCAGGCGAGCGGGTGGTTTAAATGCCCAAAACTCAGTTTTGTTTTAGACAATAGCTTAGAAAAGCAGCTCCGCCTAGACGCCATATTCAATGAAATCGCTAAAGGGAAAGATAATGACTAAAAAAATAGAAGAGAAAATAGAGGGCGTGATTGAAAGTTTGGGATACTTGCTTTATGATGTGAGTTTGGTTAAAGAAAATGAACAGCATATTTTAAGGGTGAGCCTTAAAAACCCTAATGGAGCGGTTAGTTTGGACATTTGCCAACAAGTGAGCGAGGTGATTTCGCCCTTATTAGATGTGTGCGATTTTATCCAAGACGCTTATATTTTGGAAGTGAGCTCCATGGGGTTAGAAAGAACGCTTAAAACCCCTAAACACTTCAAGCTTTCTTTAGGCGAAAAAGTGGAAGTCAAACTCATCAATAAAGAAAGCTTTCAAGCCGTCCTTAAAGACGCTAACGATTTGAGCGCGGATTTTGAATTAGAGAATCACGCTATCAAAAGCGTGGAATATAAAGATTTAAAGAAAGTTAAAACGCTTTTTGAATGGTGAAATAACGCTAAGCGGTAGCGTTTTTACACCTTGTAAGAGATTATCGCTTGATTGAAATCGGACTCTTATTATTTGGCTAAAAAACGCTAAAAAGCATTTTTTAGATTTTACTCCTCCATTTGAGCGATACTCATTATTTCTTTAACCACATTCACATCTTCTAGCGTGCTTAAATCTTGAGTGATAGGCTCTTTTTTGGCGATAGATTTCAAAAGCCTTCTCATGATTTTCCCGCTCCTGGTTTTAGGCAAACCCGGCACATACATGACATTGTCTAATTTAGCGATCTTTCCAATTTCAACGGATAAGATATGATTCATTTCTTTTAACAATTCTAAACTCTCGCCAAGATTGCATTTAGCCCCATCGCACAGCACCACAAACGCAAATAAGCCCTCTCCTTTAATCGCATCAGGGATACCCACCACAGCACATTCAGCCACCATTTCATGTTTAGAAATAGCGCTCTCCACTTC is a genomic window of Helicobacter pylori oki112 containing:
- the rbfA gene encoding 30S ribosome-binding factor RbfA translates to MNAHKERLESNLLELLQEALASLNDSELNSLSVTKVECSKGKHHALVFVLSSDHKILSKLKKAEGLIRQFVLQASGWFKCPKLSFVLDNSLEKQLRLDAIFNEIAKGKDND
- the rimP gene encoding ribosome maturation factor RimP, which translates into the protein MTKKIEEKIEGVIESLGYLLYDVSLVKENEQHILRVSLKNPNGAVSLDICQQVSEVISPLLDVCDFIQDAYILEVSSMGLERTLKTPKHFKLSLGEKVEVKLINKESFQAVLKDANDLSADFELENHAIKSVEYKDLKKVKTLFEW